One Rhinolophus sinicus isolate RSC01 linkage group LG06, ASM3656204v1, whole genome shotgun sequence DNA window includes the following coding sequences:
- the PPP2R5B gene encoding serine/threonine-protein phosphatase 2A 56 kDa regulatory subunit beta isoform isoform X1: protein METKLPPASTPTSPSSPGLSPVPPPDKVDGFSRRSLRRARPRRSHSSSQFRYQSNQQELTPLPLLKDVPASELHELLSRKLAQCGVMFDFLDCVADLKGKEVKRAALNELVECVGSTRGVLIEPVYPDIIRMISVNIFRTLPPSENPEFDPEEDEPNLEPSWPHLQLVYEFFLRFLESPDFQPSVAKRYVDQKFVLMLLELFDSEDPREREYLKTILHRVYGKFLGLRAYIRKQCSHIFLRFIYELEHFNGVAELLEILGSIINGFALPLKTEHKHFLVRVLIPLHSVKSLSVFHAQLAYCVVQFLEKDATLTEHVIRGLLKYWPKTCTQKEVMFLGEMEEILDVIEPSQFVKIQEPLFKQVARCVSSPHFQVAERALYFWNNEYILSLIEDNCHTVLPAVFGTLYQVSKEHWNQTIVSLIYNVLKTFMEMNGKLFDELTASYKLEKQQEQQKARERQELWQGLEELRLRRLQGTQGAKEPPLQRLTPQVAASGGQS, encoded by the exons ATGGAGACGAAGCTGCCCCCTGCAAGCACTCCCACCAGCCCCTCATCCCCGGGGCTGTCGCCTGTGCCCCCACCCGACAAGGTGGATGGCTTCTCCCGCCGTTCCCTCCGCAGGGCCCGGCCCCGGCGCTCCCATAGTTCCTCTCAGTTCCGCTATCAGAGCAACCAGCAGGAGCTCACGCCACTGCCCCTGCTCAAAG atGTGCCGGCTTCTGAGCTGCATGAACTGCTGAGCCGGAAGCTGGCCCAGTGTGGGGTGATGTTTGACTTCTTGGACTGTGTGGCTGACCTGAAAGGGAAGGAGGTGAAGCGGGCAGCGCTCAACGAGCTGGTGGAGTGTGTGGGGAGCACCCGGGGGGTCCTCATTGAGCCGGTCTACCCAGACATCATCCGCATG ATTTCAGTGAATATCTTCCGGACCCTGCCACCCAGTGAGAACCCTGAATTTGACCCTGAAGAGGATGAGCCCAATCTTGAGCCTTCATGGCCACACCTGCAG ctggTGTATGAGTTTTTCCTGCGTTTCTTGGAGAGCCCAGACTTCCAGCCCTCCGTGGCCAAGAGATATGTGGACCAAAAGTTTGTCCTGATG CTCCTGGAGCTGTTTGATAGTGAGGACCCCCGGGAGCGTGAGTACCTCAAGACCATCCTGCATCGGGTCTATGGCAAGTTCCTGGGGCTCCGGGCCTACATCCGCAAACAGTGCAGCCACATCTTCCTCCG GTTCATCTATGAACTCGAGCACTTCAATGGCGTGGCTGAGCTGCTAGAGATCTTAGGAAG CATCATCAATGGCTTTGCGCTGCCCCTGAAGACTGAGCACAAGCACTTCCTGGTTCGGGTCCTGATTCCTCTGCATTCTGTCAAGTCACTGTCTGTCTTTCATGCCCAG CTGGCGTACTGTGTGGTGCAGTTCCTGGAAAAGGACGCCACCTTGACAGAGCAC GTGATCCGGGGGCTGCTCAAATACTGGCCAAAAACCTGCACCCAGAAGGAG GTGATGTTTCTGGGGGAGATGGAAGAGATTCTTGATGTCATTGAGCCCTCCCAGTTCGTGAAGATCCAGGAGCCTCTCTTTAAGCAGGTGGCTCGCTGTGTGTCCAGCCCCCATTTCCAG GTTGCAGAGCGGGCTCTGTATTTCTGGAACAATGAGTATATCCTGAGCCTCATTGAGGACAACTGCCACACTGTGCTGCCTGCTGTGTTTGGGACCCTCTACCAAGTCTCCAAGGAGCACTGGAATCA AACCATCGTATCTCTGATCTACAATGTGCTCAAGACCTTCATGGAGATGAACGGAAAACTGTTTGATGAGCTCACAGCCTCCTATAAGCTGGAAAAGCAGCA GGAGCAGCAGAAGGCCCGGGAGCGTCAGGAGCTGTGGCAAGGCCTGGAGGAGCTACGGCTACGCCGGTTACAGGGGACCCAGGGGGCCAAAGAGCCCCCCCTCCAGCGCCTTACACCCCAGGTGGCTGCCAGTGGGGGTCAGAGCTAG
- the PPP2R5B gene encoding serine/threonine-protein phosphatase 2A 56 kDa regulatory subunit beta isoform isoform X2 codes for MFDFLDCVADLKGKEVKRAALNELVECVGSTRGVLIEPVYPDIIRMISVNIFRTLPPSENPEFDPEEDEPNLEPSWPHLQLVYEFFLRFLESPDFQPSVAKRYVDQKFVLMLLELFDSEDPREREYLKTILHRVYGKFLGLRAYIRKQCSHIFLRFIYELEHFNGVAELLEILGSIINGFALPLKTEHKHFLVRVLIPLHSVKSLSVFHAQLAYCVVQFLEKDATLTEHVIRGLLKYWPKTCTQKEVMFLGEMEEILDVIEPSQFVKIQEPLFKQVARCVSSPHFQVAERALYFWNNEYILSLIEDNCHTVLPAVFGTLYQVSKEHWNQTIVSLIYNVLKTFMEMNGKLFDELTASYKLEKQQEQQKARERQELWQGLEELRLRRLQGTQGAKEPPLQRLTPQVAASGGQS; via the exons ATGTTTGACTTCTTGGACTGTGTGGCTGACCTGAAAGGGAAGGAGGTGAAGCGGGCAGCGCTCAACGAGCTGGTGGAGTGTGTGGGGAGCACCCGGGGGGTCCTCATTGAGCCGGTCTACCCAGACATCATCCGCATG ATTTCAGTGAATATCTTCCGGACCCTGCCACCCAGTGAGAACCCTGAATTTGACCCTGAAGAGGATGAGCCCAATCTTGAGCCTTCATGGCCACACCTGCAG ctggTGTATGAGTTTTTCCTGCGTTTCTTGGAGAGCCCAGACTTCCAGCCCTCCGTGGCCAAGAGATATGTGGACCAAAAGTTTGTCCTGATG CTCCTGGAGCTGTTTGATAGTGAGGACCCCCGGGAGCGTGAGTACCTCAAGACCATCCTGCATCGGGTCTATGGCAAGTTCCTGGGGCTCCGGGCCTACATCCGCAAACAGTGCAGCCACATCTTCCTCCG GTTCATCTATGAACTCGAGCACTTCAATGGCGTGGCTGAGCTGCTAGAGATCTTAGGAAG CATCATCAATGGCTTTGCGCTGCCCCTGAAGACTGAGCACAAGCACTTCCTGGTTCGGGTCCTGATTCCTCTGCATTCTGTCAAGTCACTGTCTGTCTTTCATGCCCAG CTGGCGTACTGTGTGGTGCAGTTCCTGGAAAAGGACGCCACCTTGACAGAGCAC GTGATCCGGGGGCTGCTCAAATACTGGCCAAAAACCTGCACCCAGAAGGAG GTGATGTTTCTGGGGGAGATGGAAGAGATTCTTGATGTCATTGAGCCCTCCCAGTTCGTGAAGATCCAGGAGCCTCTCTTTAAGCAGGTGGCTCGCTGTGTGTCCAGCCCCCATTTCCAG GTTGCAGAGCGGGCTCTGTATTTCTGGAACAATGAGTATATCCTGAGCCTCATTGAGGACAACTGCCACACTGTGCTGCCTGCTGTGTTTGGGACCCTCTACCAAGTCTCCAAGGAGCACTGGAATCA AACCATCGTATCTCTGATCTACAATGTGCTCAAGACCTTCATGGAGATGAACGGAAAACTGTTTGATGAGCTCACAGCCTCCTATAAGCTGGAAAAGCAGCA GGAGCAGCAGAAGGCCCGGGAGCGTCAGGAGCTGTGGCAAGGCCTGGAGGAGCTACGGCTACGCCGGTTACAGGGGACCCAGGGGGCCAAAGAGCCCCCCCTCCAGCGCCTTACACCCCAGGTGGCTGCCAGTGGGGGTCAGAGCTAG
- the GPHA2 gene encoding glycoprotein hormone alpha-2, with translation MKGASTIWRPALSKPLSSWALEVVPMASSQALLLGLLALAVTEGWGQQAAIPGCHLHPFNVTVRSDRQGTCQGSHVAQACVGHCESSAFPSRYSVLVASGYRHNVTSVSQCCTITSLKKVKVQLQCAGDRREELEIFTARACQCDMCRLSRY, from the exons atgaaggg AGCCAGCACCATCTGGAGACCAGCGCTCAGCAAGCCACTCAGCTCCTGGGCCTTGGAAGTG GTGCCCATGGCGTCCTCCCAAGCCCTGCTCCTTGGCCTGTTGGCCCTGGCGGTCACTGAAGGCTGGGGTCAGCAGGCAGCCATCCCAGGCTGCCACTTGCACC CCTTCAACGTGACAGTGAGAAGTGACCGCCAAGGCACCTGCCAGGGCTCCCATGTGGCACAGGCTTGTGTGGGCCACTGCGAGTCCAGCGCCTTCCCTTCGCGGTACTCCGTGCTGGTGGCCAGTGGCTATCGACACAATGTCACCTCCGTGTCTCAGTGCTGCACCATCACCAGCCTGAAGAAG GTGAAGGTGCAGTTGCAGTGTGCGGGGGACCGGAGGGAGGAGCTGGAGATCTTCACAGCCAGGGCCTGCCAGTGTGACATGTGTCGCCTGTCCCGCTACTAG